One genomic region from Flagellimonas oceani encodes:
- a CDS encoding BrxA/BrxB family bacilliredoxin, translating to MYPEELVKPMREDLASAGFEELHTSEAVNDALKRDGTTLVVVNSVCGCAAANARPAAKLSLQNSKTPNNLVTVFAGVDMEAVATARNHMVPFPPSSPSMALFKDGELVHMIERHHIEGRPAELIAENLMEAYNEHC from the coding sequence ATGTATCCAGAAGAATTGGTAAAACCTATGCGCGAAGACTTGGCAAGTGCCGGGTTTGAAGAACTACATACAAGTGAAGCTGTAAATGATGCCCTAAAAAGGGACGGAACCACTCTGGTTGTGGTTAATTCGGTTTGCGGTTGTGCCGCGGCCAATGCAAGACCAGCTGCTAAATTGAGCTTGCAAAACAGTAAAACTCCAAATAACTTGGTTACCGTTTTTGCAGGTGTGGACATGGAAGCCGTTGCAACAGCAAGAAACCATATGGTCCCCTTTCCTCCTTCTTCACCAAGCATGGCCTTGTTCAAAGATGGAGAATTGGTTCACATGATCGAAAGGCACCACATTGAGGGAAGACCTGCCGAGCTGATCGCAGAAAATTTGATGGAAGCCTACAACGAGCATTGCTAA
- a CDS encoding TerB family tellurite resistance protein — MIKWIAALLGYFMFRFPGAVLGFIVGTFLDNFGGSGKRPGSVFENVTRQSVSPADFELNLLSLCSIIIKADGQVNQRELDYVRQYFLSTYGKEKANAIFRTFNEVIKKREISAQRICTFMVQRTRYEVRLQMLHFLFGIAQSDGQVSKAEVQKLREIAGYFRVSPHDFESIMAMFIKSADTAYKILEIEKNASDEEVKKAYRRMAKKYHPDRVVTENEAIRNGAEEKFKEVQKAYETIQQERGIS; from the coding sequence ATGATCAAGTGGATAGCCGCCTTGCTCGGTTATTTTATGTTTAGATTTCCCGGTGCGGTATTGGGGTTTATCGTGGGCACCTTTCTGGACAATTTTGGAGGTTCTGGAAAAAGGCCCGGGTCCGTTTTTGAAAACGTGACCAGACAATCGGTTTCCCCGGCCGATTTTGAATTGAACTTACTGTCACTCTGTTCCATTATAATCAAAGCGGACGGACAAGTAAATCAACGCGAGCTTGATTATGTGCGACAATATTTTTTGAGCACCTACGGTAAGGAAAAAGCAAATGCGATTTTCAGGACCTTCAACGAGGTTATCAAAAAAAGGGAGATATCGGCGCAACGGATCTGTACCTTTATGGTGCAGCGTACCCGGTACGAGGTGCGCTTGCAAATGCTCCACTTTTTGTTCGGCATTGCACAATCGGATGGGCAGGTAAGCAAGGCCGAGGTGCAAAAGTTGCGTGAAATAGCTGGATATTTTCGGGTGAGCCCGCACGATTTTGAAAGCATTATGGCGATGTTCATAAAATCTGCCGATACGGCATACAAGATTTTGGAAATCGAGAAGAACGCCTCAGATGAAGAAGTGAAGAAAGCATATAGGAGAATGGCCAAAAAGTACCACCCGGACCGGGTGGTCACCGAAAACGAGGCCATTAGGAACGGAGCTGAGGAAAAATTCAAGGAAGTACAAAAGGCCTACGAAACCATTCAACAAGAACGAGGAATCTCTTAA
- a CDS encoding HupE/UreJ family protein — protein sequence MQEFLFYIKLGLSHVLDFGAYDHILFLSALAIPFTFKSWRRVLILATIFTIAHCTSLALSVYEVATVDVGLIEFLIPVTIVLTALFNFAYVFKESLDIGLFLHVLATAFFGLIHGFGFSNYFKMLMAEEEDKITPLLGFATGIELSQVTIILVVLAIAYAVLNLFKVKRSIFIAIASILIIAITIPLLIATFPM from the coding sequence ATGCAAGAGTTTTTATTTTACATCAAATTGGGGCTTAGCCATGTGTTGGATTTTGGGGCCTACGACCACATTTTATTCCTATCGGCCCTGGCAATTCCGTTCACTTTTAAAAGTTGGAGGCGGGTACTGATCTTGGCAACCATTTTTACCATTGCGCATTGTACCTCCTTGGCACTGTCCGTTTACGAGGTCGCTACGGTAGATGTTGGTCTTATCGAGTTTTTGATACCCGTGACCATTGTACTTACGGCCCTGTTCAATTTTGCTTACGTATTCAAGGAATCTTTGGACATAGGTCTATTTCTACATGTTTTGGCCACAGCTTTTTTTGGGTTGATACACGGTTTTGGGTTTTCCAACTATTTTAAGATGTTAATGGCAGAGGAGGAGGATAAGATCACACCGTTATTGGGTTTTGCAACAGGAATAGAGCTGTCGCAAGTAACCATTATACTTGTGGTTTTGGCCATCGCCTATGCGGTCTTGAACCTGTTTAAGGTGAAACGGTCCATTTTTATTGCGATCGCCTCAATTTTGATCATTGCCATTACAATACCCCTGCTCATAGCTACGTTCCCCATGTAG
- a CDS encoding deoxycytidylate deaminase — translation MKASKQEKYDKAYLRMAQEWGKLSYCKRRQVGAIIVKDRMIISDGYNGTPTGFENFCEDEEGYTKWYVLHAEANAILKVASSTQSCEGATLYITLSPCRECSKLVHQAGIKRVVYQSAYKDDSGLKFLERAGVEIVHMPVLEEMV, via the coding sequence ATGAAGGCGAGCAAACAAGAAAAGTACGACAAGGCCTATTTACGGATGGCCCAAGAATGGGGAAAATTATCATATTGTAAAAGACGACAGGTCGGTGCGATCATCGTCAAGGACAGGATGATCATTTCCGACGGATACAATGGCACCCCAACGGGTTTTGAAAATTTTTGTGAAGACGAAGAAGGTTACACCAAATGGTACGTGCTCCATGCAGAGGCAAATGCCATTCTTAAAGTAGCCTCATCGACCCAATCCTGCGAAGGTGCAACATTGTACATCACGTTGTCCCCATGTAGGGAGTGCAGCAAGCTCGTTCACCAAGCTGGCATAAAACGTGTGGTATACCAGAGTGCGTACAAAGACGACTCTGGATTAAAATTTCTGGAAAGGGCAGGAGTTGAAATCGTACATATGCCCGTTTTGGAAGAAATGGTTTAA
- a CDS encoding S41 family peptidase, protein MKKIKGYIWPTLLALAVAVGIFIGGKLHFNDSPEKLFSTNSKKDKLNRLIDYIDYEYVDDVDTDSIVDVTVNNILGKLDPHSVYIPKDEMKDVAESMKGDFAGIGVSFYMYRDTITVIRTIKNGPSYISGIKPGDRILMADKDTLYGRSIVNDEVVSTLKGKIGTKVNLKVYRKTEDKMMDIAVVRDKVPIRSVDAYYMLTKDMGYIKINRFAESTFDEFKDALRKLKLRGAEKLTLDLRDNPGGYLGIAEKLADEFLGDDKLILFTKNKKGRIKKAYATKKGDFEDKQVYVLINERSASASEIIAGALQDNDIGTIVGRRSFGKGLVQREMDLGDGSAVRLTVSRYYTPTGRSIQKSYKDGNHDYYQRFMERYASGELTSADSIKVADSLRFVTPKGKVVYGGGGIIPDVFVPIGNNQEEAIESMDDTYQFFARFVFEHLEKDRTMYDGYDQNQFLDEFQVDDILFDNFIQFVLDRKVKLDFYAYEGKIKAYLKANIAEQLFSPNLSAQIKGDYDSMLEKVKELDKADIDQSQLGVIKMKP, encoded by the coding sequence ATGAAGAAAATCAAAGGATATATTTGGCCCACGTTACTTGCTTTAGCGGTGGCCGTCGGTATTTTTATAGGAGGCAAGCTTCATTTTAACGATTCCCCCGAAAAGCTTTTCTCCACCAATTCCAAAAAGGACAAGCTCAACCGGCTTATCGATTATATCGACTATGAGTATGTGGACGATGTGGATACCGATAGCATCGTGGATGTTACCGTGAACAATATTTTGGGCAAATTGGACCCTCATTCCGTGTATATCCCAAAAGATGAAATGAAGGATGTTGCCGAAAGCATGAAAGGTGATTTTGCAGGTATCGGAGTGAGCTTTTATATGTACCGTGACACCATTACGGTGATCAGGACCATTAAAAATGGACCAAGTTACATCAGCGGGATAAAACCGGGCGACCGCATTCTTATGGCGGACAAGGATACGCTTTACGGCAGAAGCATAGTAAATGACGAAGTCGTGTCCACCCTAAAGGGAAAAATAGGGACCAAGGTCAACTTAAAGGTATACAGGAAGACGGAAGATAAAATGATGGACATTGCCGTGGTCAGGGACAAGGTTCCCATTAGAAGCGTGGATGCCTACTATATGCTGACCAAGGACATGGGCTACATCAAAATAAACCGTTTTGCCGAGTCCACTTTTGATGAGTTCAAGGACGCACTCCGTAAACTAAAGTTGCGCGGTGCAGAAAAGTTGACGTTGGACCTACGGGACAATCCCGGGGGCTATTTGGGCATTGCCGAAAAATTGGCGGATGAATTTTTGGGCGATGATAAGTTGATTCTCTTTACCAAGAACAAAAAAGGAAGGATCAAAAAAGCGTATGCCACCAAAAAGGGAGATTTTGAGGATAAACAAGTATATGTGCTTATCAACGAACGTTCCGCATCTGCCAGCGAAATCATCGCAGGGGCATTGCAGGACAACGATATCGGTACCATTGTTGGGCGCCGTTCCTTTGGAAAGGGCTTGGTGCAGCGCGAAATGGATCTGGGGGATGGGTCCGCGGTCCGGCTGACCGTTTCCAGATACTATACTCCCACGGGACGTTCCATCCAAAAATCCTATAAAGATGGCAACCACGATTATTACCAACGTTTTATGGAACGCTACGCAAGTGGCGAACTAACTTCCGCGGACAGCATAAAGGTGGCCGATTCCCTGAGATTTGTGACTCCCAAGGGCAAGGTGGTTTATGGAGGCGGCGGAATAATTCCGGATGTTTTTGTTCCGATCGGCAACAATCAAGAGGAGGCTATCGAAAGTATGGACGACACGTATCAATTCTTTGCCCGATTTGTGTTCGAACATCTGGAAAAGGACCGGACAATGTACGATGGTTACGATCAGAACCAATTTTTGGACGAGTTCCAAGTGGACGACATCCTTTTTGATAATTTTATCCAATTTGTGCTGGATCGAAAGGTCAAGCTGGATTTCTACGCATACGAGGGTAAGATAAAGGCCTACCTTAAGGCAAATATTGCCGAGCAATTGTTCTCTCCAAATTTATCTGCCCAGATAAAAGGCGACTATGATTCAATGCTGGAGAAGGTCAAGGAATTGGACAAGGCCGATATAGACCAGTCCCAACTAGGTGTAATCAAGATGAAGCCTTGA
- a CDS encoding MarC family protein produces the protein MNFNFKEIATAGMVLFAVIDILGSIPIILSLRKKVGHVQSEKASIVAISIMIAFLFVGESILSLIGIDVNSFAVAGAFIIFFLAIEMILGISLYKDDEPETASIVPIAFPLIAGAGTLTSILSLRAEYHVENIIVAIIINVIFVYIVLKSSARIERILGKNGLNIIRKVFGVILMAIAVKLFVTNVNGLLSHAA, from the coding sequence ATGAATTTTAACTTTAAGGAGATAGCGACCGCCGGGATGGTATTGTTTGCCGTAATCGATATTTTGGGGAGCATCCCGATTATACTGTCCCTTCGCAAGAAGGTAGGGCATGTACAATCCGAAAAGGCATCCATTGTGGCCATTTCGATCATGATCGCCTTTTTGTTCGTCGGCGAAAGCATTCTTTCCTTGATCGGCATCGATGTTAACTCCTTTGCTGTCGCCGGGGCCTTTATCATCTTTTTCCTCGCCATTGAAATGATCTTGGGAATCTCGCTCTACAAGGACGATGAACCGGAGACCGCTTCCATTGTCCCGATCGCATTTCCATTGATCGCAGGTGCGGGTACCCTTACCTCTATTTTGTCCTTGAGGGCAGAATACCATGTGGAGAACATTATAGTGGCCATTATTATAAACGTTATCTTTGTGTACATCGTGCTTAAATCCAGTGCCCGGATTGAACGGATATTGGGAAAGAACGGACTCAACATTATCCGCAAAGTATTTGGAGTGATCCTTATGGCGATAGCCGTAAAACTTTTTGTGACCAATGTAAACGGGCTACTGTCGCACGCTGCTTAA
- a CDS encoding DUF3109 family protein, with protein MFQIGKTIVSEEILENDFVCNLNACKGACCVGGEYGAPLEDSETDRLLNIYDEVKPFLRPEGIAAIEEHGVFVKGEDGEWETPLVNNNECAYVIFSDDGIAKCGLEAAYEAGATKWKKPISCYLYPVRTREYSEFTAVNYHKWEICDPACSLGKELKVPIYKFVKDALIKKFGKAWYQELEQVASESSK; from the coding sequence ATGTTCCAGATAGGAAAAACCATTGTATCCGAAGAGATACTGGAAAACGATTTTGTGTGCAACTTAAATGCTTGTAAGGGTGCCTGTTGTGTTGGAGGGGAATATGGTGCCCCATTGGAGGATTCCGAGACCGATAGGCTGCTCAATATTTATGATGAGGTTAAACCCTTTTTGCGTCCCGAAGGCATAGCCGCCATTGAAGAGCACGGAGTGTTTGTAAAGGGAGAGGACGGGGAATGGGAAACCCCTTTGGTGAACAATAATGAATGTGCCTATGTGATTTTCTCGGACGATGGCATAGCCAAATGTGGCCTGGAAGCTGCCTATGAGGCCGGCGCAACCAAATGGAAAAAGCCCATATCGTGCTATTTGTACCCGGTTCGCACAAGGGAGTATTCAGAGTTTACGGCGGTCAATTACCACAAATGGGAAATCTGCGATCCGGCCTGCTCTTTGGGCAAGGAACTAAAGGTGCCCATATATAAGTTTGTAAAGGATGCGCTCATCAAAAAGTTTGGAAAGGCTTGGTACCAAGAATTGGAGCAAGTGGCCTCGGAAAGCTCTAAATAG
- a CDS encoding tetratricopeptide repeat-containing sensor histidine kinase: MLLFSFLSTLQAQKISEEFVDKAETLVQLRSKTYESLDGELSSEKRDTTLLRYFADLSEKNEYLEGKSYALNMLGMKYRNISQYDKAVKLHEQALKVSEEAGNTDFRILSLNMLGVVYRRTDAIKTALDFHQKALELAEQVEDPSHHIKRSINVSLNGIGNLYQTLEQYDLAILQFRRALKLEEELGNKLGLAINHQNIGHCLEEKGDLEAALENYRKSLAYNEEIGSDIGRVICKNSLAQIYLKQDMPYLALVLLEPLMDESKKIGDLSMASVIYINSGWAHTKLGEYQEAEDHIMEGLQMAQNRNIPSTILYGYEKMSDLENAKGDFKSAYEFYKKADEYDKQISSATNLRYMNDVIIKYENDKKNNQIAVLAKENEIVRLRLKKNQTTLLVSALIVGLISSILYILYRQYQSKNEKRVLTLEQQMLRSQMNPHFLFNSLNSIKLYIINNEQKNAVHYLNKFSKLVRKILEASSLKEIPLAEELGTMELYMNIENIRFSNEIDFKIEVEEGINIDNIKIPSLTLQPFLENSLWHGLSPKEGEKKIQINVKHKDRGHVTIEIVDNGVGRTMAELNKENRVLKKKSLGIRITKERLANFAKDYQNKFDVDILDLFDENGDPIGTKVVLDIPTI; encoded by the coding sequence TTGTTGCTGTTTTCTTTTTTAAGCACTTTACAGGCACAAAAAATTTCAGAAGAGTTTGTGGACAAAGCCGAGACTTTGGTACAGCTCAGATCCAAGACATACGAATCTCTCGATGGGGAACTCTCTTCCGAAAAAAGGGATACAACACTTTTAAGGTATTTTGCCGATTTGAGCGAAAAAAACGAGTATCTGGAGGGGAAATCCTATGCATTGAACATGTTGGGGATGAAATACCGGAACATATCACAATATGATAAGGCCGTAAAACTGCACGAACAAGCACTCAAAGTCTCAGAAGAAGCAGGCAATACCGATTTTAGGATTCTTAGCCTCAATATGCTCGGTGTGGTCTATAGGCGTACAGACGCCATTAAAACCGCCTTGGACTTTCATCAAAAGGCACTTGAGCTGGCCGAACAGGTAGAAGATCCCTCCCATCATATCAAAAGGAGCATCAATGTTTCCTTGAATGGTATTGGGAACCTCTACCAAACCTTGGAACAGTATGATCTGGCCATATTACAGTTCCGAAGGGCCCTTAAACTGGAAGAGGAACTCGGAAACAAATTGGGCTTGGCCATCAACCATCAAAACATTGGACATTGCCTAGAGGAAAAGGGCGATTTGGAAGCTGCCTTGGAAAACTACCGAAAGTCCCTGGCCTACAACGAAGAGATCGGGTCGGACATTGGGCGCGTGATCTGCAAGAACAGCCTTGCCCAAATCTACCTAAAACAAGATATGCCATACCTGGCCCTTGTACTTTTGGAACCCCTGATGGATGAATCCAAAAAGATAGGCGACCTTTCAATGGCTTCGGTCATCTATATCAATTCGGGTTGGGCCCACACCAAACTGGGCGAGTACCAAGAAGCAGAGGACCACATTATGGAAGGGCTGCAAATGGCACAAAACCGAAACATTCCGAGCACCATCTTGTACGGGTATGAGAAAATGTCGGACTTGGAAAATGCCAAGGGAGATTTTAAGAGCGCCTACGAATTCTATAAAAAAGCTGACGAGTACGACAAGCAGATTTCCAGCGCTACCAACCTACGGTACATGAACGACGTTATCATAAAGTACGAAAACGACAAAAAAAACAATCAAATCGCCGTTTTGGCCAAGGAAAATGAAATTGTTCGACTACGGCTCAAGAAAAACCAGACGACCCTTTTGGTCAGTGCCTTGATCGTTGGGTTGATATCTTCCATACTCTATATTCTTTACAGACAATACCAGAGCAAGAACGAAAAGAGGGTGCTTACCTTGGAGCAACAGATGCTGCGCAGCCAAATGAACCCGCATTTCCTGTTCAACTCCCTAAACTCCATAAAGCTATATATTATAAACAATGAGCAAAAAAATGCCGTTCATTACCTGAACAAATTTTCCAAGCTCGTCCGTAAAATTCTGGAAGCATCGTCCCTAAAAGAGATTCCGCTGGCAGAAGAACTGGGCACCATGGAATTGTACATGAACATTGAAAACATCCGCTTCTCCAACGAAATAGATTTTAAAATCGAAGTGGAGGAAGGTATCAATATTGACAATATCAAAATCCCTTCTTTGACACTGCAGCCTTTCTTGGAAAACTCCCTGTGGCACGGGCTCTCCCCAAAAGAGGGCGAGAAAAAAATACAGATCAATGTGAAGCACAAGGACAGGGGACATGTGACCATTGAAATTGTGGACAACGGGGTGGGACGTACCATGGCCGAACTGAACAAAGAAAACCGGGTACTAAAAAAGAAGTCCCTGGGCATTCGTATCACCAAGGAACGATTGGCCAATTTTGCCAAGGACTACCAGAATAAATTTGATGTGGATATTTTGGACCTTTTCGATGAGAACGGAGACCCTATTGGCACCAAAGTAGTGCTGGACATACCCACTATTTAG
- a CDS encoding LytR/AlgR family response regulator transcription factor has protein sequence MLEAVIVDDEIKALQSLSWELTNLSDEVDIIASFTDAREALDYLEKNTPDCLFLDIEMPAMDGFQFIKNLKNKDFPVVITTAYNQYALQALKNEAIDYLLKPIDSDDLEETIAKIKKFNAKNLTVERLEKILLNFNSESQSKKITINTDGKLVFLNSDEILYAESDGNYSTIFLKDGQKILLTKKLKEVNALLPESSFFRIHNSYIINLNKIKEFLKTDGYVVLESNHRIPVSRQKKSDFLDML, from the coding sequence ATGCTAGAAGCCGTAATAGTCGATGACGAAATAAAAGCCCTACAAAGCTTGAGCTGGGAACTTACCAACTTGAGCGACGAAGTGGATATTATCGCATCTTTTACCGATGCCAGGGAAGCTTTGGACTATTTGGAAAAGAACACGCCCGATTGTTTGTTCTTGGATATTGAAATGCCCGCCATGGACGGGTTCCAGTTTATAAAAAACCTAAAAAACAAGGATTTTCCCGTGGTCATAACAACAGCTTACAACCAGTATGCCCTCCAAGCCCTAAAGAACGAGGCCATCGACTACTTGCTCAAGCCCATAGACTCCGACGATCTGGAAGAGACCATAGCCAAAATAAAAAAGTTCAACGCCAAGAATCTGACCGTTGAGCGGTTGGAAAAAATTCTGCTTAACTTTAATTCAGAGTCGCAGAGCAAAAAAATAACCATCAATACGGATGGCAAGTTGGTGTTTTTGAACAGTGATGAAATCCTGTATGCGGAATCGGACGGAAACTACAGTACCATTTTTTTAAAGGATGGCCAAAAAATCCTTCTCACCAAAAAACTAAAGGAAGTAAATGCCCTTTTACCGGAAAGCAGTTTTTTCAGAATCCATAATTCCTACATCATCAATCTAAATAAAATAAAGGAATTCCTTAAAACCGATGGTTATGTGGTTTTGGAATCCAATCATAGAATACCAGTCTCCCGGCAAAAAAAATCCGACTTTTTGGATATGCTATAA
- a CDS encoding gluconate 2-dehydrogenase subunit 3 family protein — protein MERRSALKNMGMAFGYAVATPTLLSLLQSCKDKPAYAEWTPSFLSKEQGYAMAQTLDVILPKTDTPSATEVNVHTFIDAYLDEVMPLNQREFVVMKMNKFYDKVLLDSGKDSLMDIEAADIEPALQAYLRKRSDEEEKVHSEAIMNYMQAIMQGGKASLDEDIARFSFANDLRDLATWAYKSSEYVGEEVLAYLPIPGEYIGCGDLETLTGGKAWSI, from the coding sequence ATGGAAAGAAGATCAGCACTTAAAAATATGGGGATGGCCTTCGGTTACGCCGTGGCCACGCCAACATTGTTATCGCTATTGCAAAGTTGCAAGGACAAGCCTGCATATGCGGAGTGGACACCTAGTTTCTTGAGCAAAGAACAAGGATATGCCATGGCCCAAACGTTGGATGTGATTCTTCCTAAAACGGACACGCCCTCTGCGACCGAGGTAAACGTCCATACATTCATAGATGCCTATTTGGACGAAGTAATGCCATTGAACCAAAGAGAATTTGTCGTCATGAAAATGAACAAGTTCTACGATAAGGTCCTATTGGATTCGGGCAAAGATTCTTTAATGGATATCGAAGCTGCGGATATAGAGCCTGCATTGCAAGCCTATCTTAGAAAGCGTTCGGATGAAGAGGAAAAAGTACATTCCGAAGCCATCATGAACTATATGCAAGCTATTATGCAAGGAGGTAAGGCTAGCCTGGACGAAGATATTGCCCGATTCTCTTTTGCCAACGATTTAAGGGACTTGGCCACATGGGCCTATAAATCATCAGAATATGTTGGTGAGGAAGTATTGGCTTATTTACCAATTCCCGGCGAATACATCGGCTGTGGTGACCTTGAAACCTTGACAGGCGGAAAAGCCTGGTCTATCTAA
- a CDS encoding GMC oxidoreductase, whose product MSKFYYNQEQESYDAIVVGTGISGGWAAKELCENGLKTLVLERGPMVKHREDYPTANMDDWDFKHGGRATREDVKQQEKQSRTGYTTGAASKHWFVNDLEHPYNETKRFDWMRGYHVGGRSIMWGRHSYRWSDIDFSANKNEGIAVDWPVRYKDIAPWYDKVESYIGVSGENLGLPQLPDGQFEPMMELNCVEDHVRGKVAEHFGGRVITAGRVAHINSDKQFDGDGRVRCQFRNRCIRGCPFGAYFSSVSSTLPAAEATGNMTLRPDSIVHEVIYDPNTKKATGVKVIDRETKEEFEFKAKVIFLCASAIASTSILMQSKSDRFPNGLGNDSGELGHNVMDHHFLVGASGKFDGYEDKYYKGRKPNGIYIPRFRNLGGDSDMKNFKRGYGYQGGAGRGNYEELIAEASFGKDYKDAVLTPGGWTMNMLAFGEILPYHDNKMTLDYDKKDKWGLPTVTFDAEIRENELNMRKDMQDQAVQMLEKAGAKDITPYDAQYALGLGIHEMGTARMGRDPKTSVVNGNNQVHGCENVYVTDGAFMASASCVNPSLTYMAFTARAANHAAQELKKGNI is encoded by the coding sequence ATGAGTAAATTTTATTACAATCAGGAGCAGGAATCCTATGATGCCATCGTGGTAGGTACGGGTATCAGCGGTGGTTGGGCTGCAAAAGAATTGTGCGAAAACGGTCTCAAGACTTTGGTCTTGGAGCGTGGCCCCATGGTAAAGCACCGAGAAGATTATCCAACGGCCAACATGGACGACTGGGATTTTAAGCATGGGGGCAGAGCAACCCGAGAAGATGTTAAACAACAGGAAAAACAATCCAGAACCGGTTACACCACCGGTGCAGCTTCCAAGCATTGGTTTGTGAACGATCTGGAACATCCTTACAACGAGACCAAACGTTTCGATTGGATGAGAGGTTACCACGTAGGTGGACGTTCCATTATGTGGGGACGACACAGCTACCGTTGGAGCGACATTGATTTTTCGGCCAACAAAAACGAAGGTATTGCCGTAGATTGGCCAGTACGCTACAAGGACATTGCCCCTTGGTACGATAAAGTTGAAAGTTATATCGGTGTATCCGGTGAAAATTTAGGTCTCCCCCAACTTCCCGATGGACAGTTTGAGCCCATGATGGAACTCAATTGTGTAGAGGATCATGTAAGGGGCAAGGTCGCCGAACATTTTGGTGGCCGTGTGATTACCGCAGGTAGGGTGGCCCACATAAACAGTGACAAACAGTTTGATGGTGACGGCCGTGTTCGTTGTCAATTTAGGAACCGTTGTATTAGAGGATGTCCTTTCGGAGCATACTTTAGCAGTGTTTCCTCTACATTGCCAGCTGCCGAAGCTACAGGAAACATGACGCTTAGACCAGACTCCATTGTACACGAGGTTATTTACGACCCAAACACCAAAAAAGCAACGGGAGTAAAAGTTATCGATAGGGAGACCAAAGAAGAATTCGAGTTCAAGGCAAAGGTTATTTTCCTTTGTGCTTCTGCCATAGCATCCACTTCCATTTTGATGCAATCCAAATCGGATAGATTCCCTAATGGTTTAGGAAACGACTCCGGAGAATTGGGCCACAATGTTATGGATCACCATTTCTTGGTAGGCGCATCCGGTAAGTTTGATGGGTATGAAGACAAATACTACAAGGGTAGAAAACCAAACGGAATCTACATCCCAAGATTTAGAAACCTTGGCGGTGATTCCGATATGAAAAACTTTAAACGTGGTTATGGCTACCAAGGGGGTGCAGGTAGAGGCAATTATGAAGAATTGATTGCGGAAGCTTCGTTTGGTAAAGATTACAAGGATGCAGTTCTTACCCCGGGAGGCTGGACAATGAACATGCTCGCGTTCGGTGAAATTTTGCCTTACCATGACAATAAAATGACCTTGGATTACGACAAAAAGGACAAATGGGGTCTTCCTACTGTTACTTTTGATGCAGAAATTCGTGAGAATGAGCTGAACATGAGAAAAGACATGCAAGATCAAGCCGTTCAAATGCTTGAAAAAGCAGGCGCAAAAGACATTACCCCTTACGATGCGCAATATGCATTGGGGCTGGGTATCCACGAAATGGGTACCGCAAGAATGGGACGAGATCCAAAGACTTCCGTTGTAAACGGCAACAACCAAGTACACGGATGTGAGAACGTATATGTTACCGATGGTGCCTTTATGGCATCTGCAAGCTGTGTAAACCCATCGTTGACGTATATGGCATTTACGGCAAGGGCAGCCAACCATGCGGCCCAAGAACTTAAAAAAGGAAATATATAA